The Posidoniimonas polymericola genome includes the window GCCCGCGGCCCTCAAGGACCGGGCAAGCGGGCTGCGGGGCGTGTGCGTCGGCGCGTACCGGGTGAAGGTCACGCACCCCAGCGATAAACTGCCGCCGGCGTACCCAGCCGGAGACGCCCTCGGAGCCGAGACCTCACGCGACGCGATGGGCCCCCTCGAGGAGATCCAGCTCAGCTCGCACGGCTAGAGTGAATCCGATGCCGCCTTCAGATTAGAACGGCCCCAGGTCCTCGGTCCCGCCGCGGGGCTCGCCGCCATCGGCCCGGTGCCCGTTCTGGCGGTGCACCTCGGGGTCGATGTCGTAGGAAATCATCGTTACCGAGCCGTCAACGAATGACATGTGGCAACCGCCCGGGTGCGCGCTACCAAAGCGGTCCTCAAAGTCGAGGCCCGGGGTGTCCTGCACCGGCACGCGACTCTCGGGATAGCCGCTGCCGTCGTCGAAGTAGTAGGTTGACCGCACGATGTCGTCCTGGAAGCCACAGTACATCGACCAGTCGTTGCCGTGCTCGTGGCCGTCCTCGTAGTTGTTGGAGTTGATGTTCCGCTCGCCGAGGGCGTAGGTCTTGCTCGCGCCGTCGGAGATCGCCCGCAGCGGCACCGGCGTGCCCGACGTGACGATTCCCGATGTCCAGGAGAGCTTCTGCGGCCAATTAGGCGCCGAGAGCACTTGGTCGAAGTCCCGCTTCGAGGCCAACGCAGAGACGACGTAGGTCTCGAGGTAGTGCACGTCGCCGGCGTTGGCGGCGTAGTCGGCTCGGGCGTGGAAGGGCGAACGGCGGGAGTTGAACGGCGTGTGCCCCTGGTCGTTGGGGTACGGGTTGGGTTGCCGCCGGGTGGGGCAGTTCATCATGCCGAGCGCCATCTGGTCCCGCTCCTGGTAGACGGGCCACTTCTGGCGGTCGGTCAAGCCGGTCCCGAGGTCGCGGATCTGCTGCTCCTCAACAAATGGCAGGATGTTGAAGATCCAGCCGCCGGGCTGGTTCTTGTCGAAGCCGCGGTCGGGGTCGCCGAGCCACTGTCCGAACCACCCACCACTAGGGAGGGCGTTGTGGGTGTTCTCGTGCATCAGCATTGCTAGCGTGAGCTGCTTTAGGTTGTTCTTGCACTCCGACCGACGCGCCGCCTCGCGGGCCGACTGCACTGCCGGCAGCAAGAGGGCGATCAGCACGCCAATGATGGCAATAACGACGAGCAGCTCCACGAGCGTGAACGCGCCGCGTGACGGACTTCGCATAGCGAGCTTTAAGGTGAGAGGAGGTCGTTCAGGATGAGTGAGGGCGAACGATGTTGCGATGCTAACAAATCCCCATGGCCGTGTCGAAGCGAAAGCCTGCGAATTGCGCACGCGAATCGATAGCTATGCGCACACCTCAGCCGCCGAAAAGACGCATCTCGCAATGTGCAGTTGAATGGCGCCCTATCCGTTGCCTATCGAATACCAAATCGGTGGCCGATTTTTGTTGTCATCGCGGTGCGAGTGTCGCTAGGATTTTGGTTGTCGCGCGTCATCGCTACTTGTCATTGTTGCTTCTTGTCGAGCCCACTCCTTTGGGTAGCGTCCTGTCTTCCTTCGCGTCGGCAGGCCCTGGCGTCGCGGCTGCACCGAAACTCTTATCGCAAATGGTTTCGAACTCGAAAGGCGTAACCCCGTGCAGCACCACTGGACGC containing:
- a CDS encoding DUF1559 domain-containing protein translates to MRSPSRGAFTLVELLVVIAIIGVLIALLLPAVQSAREAARRSECKNNLKQLTLAMLMHENTHNALPSGGWFGQWLGDPDRGFDKNQPGGWIFNILPFVEEQQIRDLGTGLTDRQKWPVYQERDQMALGMMNCPTRRQPNPYPNDQGHTPFNSRRSPFHARADYAANAGDVHYLETYVVSALASKRDFDQVLSAPNWPQKLSWTSGIVTSGTPVPLRAISDGASKTYALGERNINSNNYEDGHEHGNDWSMYCGFQDDIVRSTYYFDDGSGYPESRVPVQDTPGLDFEDRFGSAHPGGCHMSFVDGSVTMISYDIDPEVHRQNGHRADGGEPRGGTEDLGPF